The following nucleotide sequence is from Psychroserpens sp. Hel_I_66.
TAAATGCTTCAAAAATTGAAGTAAAGAATGGTAAAAACATATCCAATAATGTTGACTATGACAATCAACCATCCTTTATAGATGCTAACAATATTCTCTTTGCAACCACTAGAAATGGACAAACAGATATTGCAAATTATAATCTCCCTGAAAATAAAATCACCTTTATAAATACTTCGGAAGGAGGCGAGTACACACCTTTAAAAATTCCGCAGAAAAAAAATATTTCAGCAGTGAGACTGGATCCAGATGGAAAGCAGCGTTTATATAGTTATGATGCTGAAACTGGACAATCTACAGAACTTATTAAAGACTTGGTTGTTGCTTATTACACTTGGTATAATGAGGATATTGTAGTTTCTGCAGTGATTGAAGGTGAGCAGCTTAATCTATATACGTCCAATATAAAAAAGGGAACTAATAAAAAAATAGCATCAAATGTTGGTCGGTCTTTTCATAAAATTCCCGAAAGTAATTTGATAAGTTTCATTTCCAAAGAAAATGAAAAACAATGGCAAATAAAATCATTAAATCCCATCACGGGAAAAATTAGACTTATTGCCAATACAATTGCCAATGTTGAGGATATTTGCTGGTTAGATAAAAGCAATATTCTCTCTGGCAGTGAGAGTGAGCTTTACAAACTCAAATTGAGAGTTGATAATAATTGGAAATTGATTGCCGACTTAAGCAGTGATGGTATTTTAAAAATCACGCGCTTGGCTAAAAATAATGATGGTTCTCAACTTTTAATAGCAGGAGATATTAAATATATCCCAAAGCCAATAGAGCCAAAAATAGATCCCAATCAGCCTATAAGCGAAGAAGAGGCTTCTCTAGTTGTTGACAAGCATATTGAACCTTATAATACCAAACAACTTGATGCATTTGTAGATTCATTTAATGAAGGGGTCACGGTTAGTTTTTTCCCAGATGAAAAGTTATATGAAGGCAAAAGCAAACTTGAGGAGACATATAAGAACATTTTTGAGGAACACGAAAAGCTCAATATCAAAGTATTAAATCGAATTACCTTTAAAAATTTTGTGATTGATGAGGAACTTGCAATTATAAATAATATAACCAGACGACAGGCTACTATTTATGAAACAGATAGAAATGGCATCAATGCCATGACTTTTTTATCTACTTCTACAATTACCGAAAATCCTGAGACCATTGTTAATGATCAGCTAGAAAAGTACAATGAGAGAGACCTTAAGGCATTTATCAATACCTATTCTAAAAATGTAAAGCTATACACGTTTCCAAATATCTTAACTACGGATGGAAGGTCTGAACTCAAAAAAAGCTATGAGTCCTTTTTTAAAAACACACCAGATTTAAATGCTGAAATCGTTAATAGAATTATTCTTGGCAACATGGTTATCGATAAAGAAAGAGTAACAATGAACGGAGACATATTTTATGCTGTTGCCATATACGAGATTGAAAACGGATTAATAACTAAAGTAACTTTTATTCAATAGAATCTCATTTTAAGATAGTTGTTTTTTTTACTAAAGAATAATATAAGCATCAAATATCATATTTCTCATAAAAAACGAGTACATATTATTTATGTTTTAATTGAAATGA
It contains:
- a CDS encoding nuclear transport factor 2 family protein yields the protein MRYYLTLFCFLPFSLLAQTNTEIFLYDVEINASKIEVKNGKNISNNVDYDNQPSFIDANNILFATTRNGQTDIANYNLPENKITFINTSEGGEYTPLKIPQKKNISAVRLDPDGKQRLYSYDAETGQSTELIKDLVVAYYTWYNEDIVVSAVIEGEQLNLYTSNIKKGTNKKIASNVGRSFHKIPESNLISFISKENEKQWQIKSLNPITGKIRLIANTIANVEDICWLDKSNILSGSESELYKLKLRVDNNWKLIADLSSDGILKITRLAKNNDGSQLLIAGDIKYIPKPIEPKIDPNQPISEEEASLVVDKHIEPYNTKQLDAFVDSFNEGVTVSFFPDEKLYEGKSKLEETYKNIFEEHEKLNIKVLNRITFKNFVIDEELAIINNITRRQATIYETDRNGINAMTFLSTSTITENPETIVNDQLEKYNERDLKAFINTYSKNVKLYTFPNILTTDGRSELKKSYESFFKNTPDLNAEIVNRIILGNMVIDKERVTMNGDIFYAVAIYEIENGLITKVTFIQ